The Ostrinia nubilalis chromosome 24, ilOstNubi1.1, whole genome shotgun sequence DNA window TGAGCAAAAGTAAAACTCCTTGATGAAAGAAATGTAGGTAAGAAGAATTTGCAAACTTGAAAACAGACAGCCTCACGAAACACAAACCACAAACTGACGGACGACTGATAGATAATGGCCAACTGTCACTGTCATGAAGTGTCATGTCAAATAGTGTCATAGTGTTGCACAGTGCAATGTGCTGCATAATCTATTGTGTCGATTTCCTTCCTTACTTCGATTGTGAAAAAAACGTAAAAATTAcgataaactttaaaataaatgaagttTTTGATTATAAAGGCCGAGCCATAGATTGGTAAGGAGGTTATATTACTTATATTAATATACGGCCAATGAGTGGCCAAGGTGTCGCCATCCGTTTTGAATCGTTAAAATAAGCTGacatttcgaaaaaaaaaacaaaacagctGTGTCGGCCGGCGCGCgttgttgtttgtttttgtttttattgtggtTTTAGGCAAACTTTGGGTATTTGTTTTGggtgaaaaacaaaacaacggATCCAAATAATctatattttatcatcatacgcAATGAGTGACGAAGAATATGATGAGGAATTGCCGCCCATATCCGTCAACACTTCATTTTCGCGTGATTCTGTAAGAAATCCTAAACCAAAGAACGCTATGAACGTTTCGGTGCATGCAATAAGACAACGAGTCGCGTAATTTTACAGCAAGAGCTGCTTCGGATGCCGACAGCGGAGGAGCTCGCGAGTCAACGGGCTCGCGAGGCCGAGTGCGAGCGGGAGCTGGAAGCGCTGCGTGCCGCCGACGCGGCGGTGGCGCTGCACGCGGCCGACTCCAGCGGCTCCGAGGGCGAGGCCGCGCTGGCCGCCGCCGTCACCGCCATGCGCGTGCaggccgccgcgcgcgccgcgccgcccgcgctcgCGGACTCGCTCGTTCCGATGCTGACGCGTCTGCCGCAGGACTACGTGCCCGTGGCGCTTCTGGAGAGCCTCCGGGAAGCCACGCCTGCCACTCTCGCGACTCTCACCGAAGATGtaagattttataataataaagccTACGGTCTCATGCGAGTTCATCGACTCTCATCGGTGGAACTGAACTTATCTATTTTCTACTACGTCTgtatttacacttaaaatttatatgcgcactattattattatttatgtatatatACATTGAAAGCAAACCGGCTTCCTGATCCTCCGATCCCTCACAACTCACGTTACACAGCAGGCACTGAGCAAGTAATCACTTGACAGCAGGTATTCTCACGTTCGGGCAAGTAGGTAACCGTTATCATTCCAAACAAAAGAATACTTATTCTCCAAATTTAATCGGCAATAACAAACACAGTCGATAACAAACATTAACAAGTGAATCAGTTCAAATAGTATGTAAATTATTCAAGAATGTCACATGTTGTGACATTCacagtaacaaaaaaaaattatttacagttgattatggttaaaataaaaacaataaaatgaaTGACATATTGTCAATAAATATAAATCCcgtttactttaattaaattttaaaaaaaatccttattTAACGGCACACAGATCAGTTAGTCTTTAAGTACACTAcatattgtattttatgcagtataggtcagtgtccgtgactctcactcggcatggggcacactgaaaaccagcgtcgtggcctccctcaccgggggccacggcatatgctgagtggggtcccattgcgatgggcatcgctgtgcaacagggtggcactgcttagtttacttgctcattcattgtatgttttatgtcacctctgtcttatttgcttttttttttattttacctcttttttcttttgtgatgtccatggcaataaatgtttctttctttctttatcatTACACGTTCCAGGTGTGCGAAGCGTCCCTGTCGGGGCAGCTGGGCGGCTGCGACGAGGCGTGCGTGGCGGGCGCGTGGCTGTGCGCCGCGTCGCTGGGCGCGCGCTCGCGCGGGCTGCGCCGCCGGAGCCGCCGCGCGCTGCACGCGCTGCTGGGGCAAGACCTCTTCGCGGACCCGCACGGGGTGAGCTGAAGGTCGCATAGCTCCGAACGAAAGGCTTatttcactattccccgttgacaaaaAGTTCACCAATCCctgttatattaggattttatttataacattataagctaaaattggcgttaacggggaaaagtgaacaaaaagttcactaatccccgttgacggggattgtcaatggggaatagtggaataagccgaaCGAAGGTGTGACGGCGCGACTGCGTCAGAGGAAATCATAAATACACACATGAGACGCGGAGTTGATTCCTCAATTACTATTTActactaaatattatttaatactatttaatatgtatgttcatctagacaattttatgcagcttactattttattttttaccaatggtccgtgaccctcactcggcatggggcacactgaaaaccagcgccgtgggccacagcatatgctgagtggggtcccgttgcagtgggcatcttgttggtgaatgggtggctcTGCTCAGTTtactgttttaatatttttcttcttccattattatgcgtcactgtcatgtctatgtaattgcctgtatttgtgtgatgtccattgcaataaatgtatctttttttctttctttcaattgaTACACAAATCCCCCAGGAGGCCAGTCGGGCCCTGTCGGAGGCGGTGGCAGGCGGCGCGGGCGACGCGCTCGCGTGCCTGGAGCTGGCGGACGCGTtggcgcccgccgcgccgcccctgCACGGCCGCCTGCTGCGCGCCGCGCTCGCCGCCTTGCTCAATATACAGGTGCCACCAGAGGTACGTACAGGGCATGTACAAATTAGATTGcatcaaataaaatcaaatcaaggACATGGGAAAAGAAAATTTTTCGTGATATCGGTCTGTGACGTGAACCTAAGTTCCAGTTTTCAACGGTGGAATGGAGCGGAGAAATATATTGAATGACCGATTAGATTTCATTCTCCAAAAATGACTGAATGCAGAATGACATCCGGTtcattattcaaaacatttctctgcTCCGCTTTGATGGAAACTGGGTTTTAACCGCTGACTAAAATTGAGCATTCATCTTTATGatttagttttaataattttctttattaataaagCAGTCAGCAgtgataaagaaaaaaatgtttgagtaACCAGTCCATAAAATTTTATCGTGTGAATGACAGAATAAATGCATGTTGCTTAAAATATAGGTATcttaaactgaactgtcccagcTATGCTATTGTCAGGAGGGCGCTATTATCATCAATACTGGATTAATATAGatgacctaaactgaactgttccaccaaactcattgacaggggagCACCACTATCGTTCAACTTTatagcaaaaatcggaaccagcgattccggtattgacggtggggccccgctgtcaatgtcacggatatGACAGTTCAGTTTGGGTCTATAGTTCCGAGTAGTAACACGTTAGCTAGCCATATAGTTATGACAtttaactaaagcccggtctctgagcacgtagaattttgtccaatgaccctaagctacccatccttatcgctcgcgcgtagttatgttgctgttgcgctcgcacactcactgcgggcgcccgtcgcacagtcgcgacagcaatataattacgcgcgagcgataaggatggggtagcttggggtcattggacaaaattctacgtgctcagagaccgttATAGTACTGTATGTATCGTGCTGCAGGAGACTGAGACTGAGTCGTGCTGGTGCGCGTGGGCTCTGCGCGGTGTGGCGAGCGCGTGGTCCGGTctgggcgcggcggcggcgggcgcggcggtgCGCGCGGCGggccgggcggcgcgcgcgtgcgTGGGCTGCGCGTGGCGCGCGCGTCTGCTGTCCGCGCTGGCCGCGCCGCCCACCGCGCGCGCCGAGCCCGACCGCCTCGAGGTAACCGCGAGTAGGACGCTTCTCTTTACGCTGATTTAGAGCGCTTTcgcatttaggcgatttagcagggCAGCGCGACAGTCGTGAACGaacatactatgtgacagcggatgcatgccttcacattataacaTTATCATTCACCTTAAGGAATATTATGACTGgaggaattatttatttatttatttaaactttaatgccaaaataaatttgtacataaggcgaacttaatgcactaaagcattctcgaccagtttacctttgggttgagcagaatTATTCTGACTGTAAGCAAATTAGGTagatgttatttaaattttaattaataataaattgacttGTGTAAAACATTTGCATGCTGGTTCATATCTGGCGAATGTGTTCTGCTCCATTTCATTATGTAACAtctaatgtaccacattctgctgataaatcatttcatttataaaaacataaccctccttctagcgcagtcgggtaaaaacgccgctgccgcgctgctgtcgcgcttctaacgCTCACGCCCTGATGTGAAAACGCTCTTACACGTATTaattagttaagtaggtaactaaacgttaacttaattttaagcgaTTAAATTGCATGTAAACAACTTGCTACTTAAAATTTAGTTGACAACTAAATTTCAACTTGCTACTAAATGCTGCATAAGTTAAAATGTAGTTACTTACTTAATACGTATAAACCAGCCTTTTCTCTTGAACGAGGAACCTTTGCTGGATTGTCTTCGTCATATTTGACGTTCATGAACACCAAAATACTAgtcaaagttattaattaaattatttttgatttgatttcattgTGAATAGATCCCTCGGTGGAATCCGCTCCTTGTGGCGGAGAGCCTCGAATGGTACCGAGCCTTCGAATCGCTTTCACAAATTTTGAGCTCACATAATGTTAATTAGTTTCCCTAAATCATTAGAATGAGTTAAATGTTTTTGTTTCCAGGTGCTGGTTGCAGCCTCGAAGCTCCAGTTATTATTCCGCGAGTGACGTCCGCCGTATTGATTTGATATTATTCAAATAATATCAAACCATAACTCACAAAATATCGTTATCATCCTCGCTGATGTTTTTCTCAAAGATTTTGCAAAAGACAATGTCATGATAGTAGTAAGtacacaataattataatttgtagACTGTACCAACATCGGAATAACACACATATTCAAACTTGATATCAAGTAATGTGTTCCTCCATTACAATCAGTGTTAGATTGAGTGACTGCCCATAAATAGTCAATCAACATATGGTATCGAAGTGGCTACGCAGAATTACACAACACAATTTTCCATGTACACTGATTCCAGGCATGTGCAAAGCTGCCCGGACCTGGCCCAGTCCTGCTCAGGCACGGATACAGTATTGATTCACAGGCTTATTAGAagattgtatttttataaggaTTTAAATGATAGTCGTATTAAgttcaaattttatatttttataaaaaaatatatgatagtATCAAAATTACCTTGTTTTTATGTTTGAATTATAATATCCTTACGCATAATCTACACAGTCTTAAAACTAGAATggaaaaaattggtaaacaaaaTAAGcataaaatagcaatttaacaaaaaaacctAAGTTCCTATAACATCTAATACTTTAAATAAAGGCACATAATATCGTAATCAGATCATTACTTGGCAAGTTGATACGTTATAGATTGCATTCTACCGCGCGCAATGCTTGACTCTACTTGTAGACAAGTTCTTTATTCTTCGTCCATTTGTCCCTCTGCCACTCTCCACTAAACGTTGGCACCATCCGGTGCCTGGCCGCCAGGCGTCTGGCTGTTCCGCCTCCTGTGCCACGCGTGCGCGAACTCTCGCAGCCGCgcgaagttcgcctccgagcCAACCAGATCCGGGTACCATGCAGGACCGTAACCCTCCGAGAGTGCTATCCCACTCAGCATCTTCCACCGCAGGTCTTCATACAAAGGACAGTACCACAAAACGTGGCGCCTGTCCTCCCGCGCTTCGGTGGTGTGTGTCGCTGCGTCCTTCTTCCCAAACTTGTGGCATGTAGCGCACCGCTGCACAGATCCTTTGCACGCTGCTGTCGCGTGCCCGCTGCCTCCAAACGACGCGCACACCACGTCTGTCGCCCTGCAGTACTTTTCCGGGTGCCCATATTGGTGGCACTTGTGGCAGCACGTCAGTCAGAAAGTCGTTTATGTACGCCACATCCCATCCTACATAAACCATGTCCAGCTCACACAAAAACAGTCTGCAGGCCGAGGAGCACTCAAGGACCACTGCGGTGGTCCCACTTCCTCGGCGGCTCTTCTTAAATACTCCCTTGCATTATTTGGTGAAGCGCTCGAGGGGCCAGCTTTCGTTCTCGCAACATTCTGCTCATGCAGAGCCTCCACAAACTCCTTCAGGTCCGGGTCCCCAGTGATGGAGGACACCACTACGAGGGGCAGCCGTTGTTTGGGCTCCGCCACCCGCAGAGAATCCGGGATTGCCTCTTTGAATCGTCTGGCCGACTCCGGGGATGTGGTCTGGATGAGCACGCCCGCGTTGCCGACCTTCCTCAGGCGGTCGATCTGCACGTTCAGTCTGCGCGGCTCGACGGCGCAGCAGGGTCAGTGGGTTACGGGCGGGTGTGAGGGTGTGACGTGACGCGCGCAGCAGGGCCAGTGGTTACGGGcgggtgtgacgtcacgcgtgCGGCGGTGGTTACGGGcgggtgtgacgtcacgcgtgCGGCAGCTCCACGGCCAGGTGCGCCAGCGCGAGCGTGAGCGCGGGCCCGCACAGCCGCCGGTGGTAGCTGCCGCGCACCTCCCAGCTGCCGATGGTACAAAAATTACTCATTTAGGTTCACAGTTCAAATATAGTCGCGCGGTTCCTGGGTGGTTCTCGTGGCGAGGCACCGGGGCCATAACCGTGCGGTTAcgttaagcttcaaccacaccaacgcgtgtagATCGCCAGTTCCAGCgatctgtcattggcctttgatcgcgccggcgatggcgatctgcacgcgttggtgtggttgaagctttacggTTCGATGAAAATATGTATCGACGGTTAAGAATCAATACCATCTATCTCAAAAAAGTCAACTTTTCAGGAGACAAAAAAACGTTTCCTCGCTTCAGCTTATAAGTTACTAGAAATGTTAAAATcgttaaaaaagttaaataaatactgGAAAATGTTAAGTAAACTTAGATCGTCTCAATATTGCCAAATACCAAGATAACGTGAGTTAGATGGTATTGGTTCAAAagagttaaaattattttatttatctactatagtctggtccgtgagcacgtagaattccgTCCAATGACctctagctacccatccttttcactcacacactcactgcgggtgccagtcgcacagtcgcgacagcaatataattacgcgcgagcgataaggatgggtagctaggggtctgTTAAGTCCGTTACGAGGGATACGAGTGAAACGCTTGCTTGCTATTAGCACACTGTTTATTCTATCAAAAAGGACGGTGGGCGCAGCCACCGTATACATGCGTACATACGTAGCTATAACTACATAACAATCCTCCCCCAATTGACAGACATCAATTGATACTTCAATCTGTTAATAATGTTAAAAGAAAGCCCTATAATCGACTCTGGGTATGTTGCGTAATCTGCCCGATTCTCTGGTGTATGAAGGTATGGTGGTTTGCTCACTCGAGCCCAAGGGCTGGTTCTGAGTCAAAGATGAGTTGTCTTCCACTAAGAAATCATCATAATCCCAATGTTGTTGTAGAGTTTTACCACCTTCTTCACCCTTATACGgtaaaatttgatttttatgCTTTTTCATTATTACAGATGTTAGATCGTCTCGGATTAGGTATAAAACGCTGCCAATAACACGTACCACAGTACCGATGCACCACTcaaatttcttattatttgaatattttttatagttaacTTTATCGCCAACTTTGTAAATGTATTTGTTTGTTCCTCCATAGTGTTTAATCTGCGAGCACTGGTTTTGTTGTACGTTATTAGCAGAAGATGTGTGACGGTGAAGGCGGCGTAGGTTTAAGTAAATCTAACCGCGACCTAAGTTTATGACCAAATACTAGTTCAGCTGGTGAGAACCCTGTGACGGAATGCTTAGAATTTCTGTAATCGAAAAGGTATTTAGACATTTTTAATTGAAGGTCGTATTGATGACTAGCCGAAAGGATGCATGATTTTATTCCTTTCTTAATGATTTTAACATAACTCTCAGCTTGGCCATTACTAGCCGGGTTGTATGTTGGTGATGTTAAATGTTCAATACCATTAATTGCACAAAATGTTTGGAACTCACTAGACGTAAACGCTGTTCCATTATCACTAACGATTGTGTGTGGTAATCCATATTTTGACATAaaatcatacatattttttactaCATTTCGAGAAGTCGTTGAGGTAGTCATATCGTAAATGTCAACCCACTTTGTATACGCGTCAACGATAACTAGATACATACGATTATTAATTGGACCCAAAAAATCGATATGTATACGAAAAAAAGGTTTAGGGGGGTATTGCCAAGGCGCCAGGGGCGCTTTTGCTGGTGTTGGTCGAAGTTGCCGACATATATTGCAAGAGTTAATCATATTTTCTATATCATTATCAATACCTGGAAACCAGAATCGAGACCTAGCTTCACATTTTGTTTTTACAATGCCGAAATGTGAACTGTGCAGCTCCGATAGCACCTTAGCGCGCAAAACCTCCGGCAATATTACCTTGTGTCCTCTCATTAAACATCCGTTTTCATAGGACAATTGCAGTCGACAAGAGTGGAATGGTTTTACGTTTATATCAACCATTTTCCTTGGCCACCCCTTGAGAACGTAGTCGATTACTTTACACAAGGTAACGTCGTTTTTAGTTTCCTTACGCAACTCGTTTAACGTTATAGGCAAATTTCCCTCCACAATAAAGTTGACGTAAGACGCCCGGTCCACGAGCGCCGCCGCGGCCGCTGCGTGTGCGCCTCCCTCCCCGCGCGGGGCCCCCCGCTCGTCCGGGACGCTCGCCCGCGACAGGTAGTCTGCGCTGTTATCAGCACTACGCACGTATTCTATATTATAATTGTAGGCACTGAGAAACATCGCATACCTTTGTAACCTGTTTGCTGACACTTCCGGTATTCCTTTATGAGGCCCAAAAATGGATATAAGTGGCTTATGATCGGTTCGCAATAAAAAGGGAAAAGACCTTCCGTACAAATATTGGTGGTATCGACGCACTCCAAATACAATGGCAGTAGCTTCTTTTTGTATTTGTGAATATCGTTTTTCTGCCGAGTTTAGTGTTCGCGAGGCGAATGATATAGGCCGTTCTAACCCGTCGCTGCCTATCTGTGATAAAATAGCACCTAACCCGTTCGGGGATGCATCTAcggttaatattaattttgccTGGGGATCGAAATGTGCCAAAACTTGATCCGACATTAAgaatttttttataagtttaaaTGCCTCATCATGTACTGATGACCAATGCCATTTAACTCCTTTTTTTAGTAAATCGTATAAAGGACTAAGGACACTAGAAGCATTGGGCACAAAATTCCTGTAATAATTCACCATTCCTAAAAAAGATTGTAATGAATTAACATTATTAGGCACCGGGGCGTCAGCAATCGCATTCACTTTCCTCGGGTCTTTCTTTAACCCGTCCCTATTAATTATATAacctaaataattaatttcatttttgaaaaatTCGCATTTCTCTTTTTGCAGGGTTAACCCAGCATCCTGGAGTCTTTTGAGAACTAtgtgtagtttttttaagtgCAGTTCTGGACAGTTATCAGTTACTAGGACATCGTCTAACAGGCACAGGACACCGTCCAGGCCAGCGAGTATATTTTCCATAGCCCGTTGAAATATCGATGGCGCGCTTGACAACCCAAACACCAAACGAGTGTAATTAAATAGACCACGATGCGTATTAATGCATGTAATGTTTTGTGACTCTTCATCTAGTAAAAATTGATTGTATGCCATCGACAAATCTAATTTTGAGAATTGTTGTCCTCCGTGCAATTTTGAAAACAACTCGCTAACGGTTGGAAGCGGATATTGCTCGACAAGTAATTGTTTGTTTATCGTAGCTGAATAATCTGCACATATTCTAACTGACCCATTTTTCTTAAGCACAGGCACGATTGGAGATGCATATTCTGAATGTTCCACCGGTTTTAAAATACCTAACTTTACTAGACGGTCTAGTTCTTTATCTACTTTATCTCGTAAAGCGAAAGCTACTGGCCgcgctttaaaaaaaaatgatttcgaATCTGGCTTTAGTTGTAGCTtaactttatatttattaaaggcTCCTAATGAGTCTGAAAAAA harbors:
- the LOC135083623 gene encoding uncharacterized protein LOC135083623 — protein: MRVQAAARAAPPALADSLVPMLTRLPQDYVPVALLESLREATPATLATLTEDVCEASLSGQLGGCDEACVAGAWLCAASLGARSRGLRRRSRRALHALLGQDLFADPHGVS